One window of the Mycobacterium xenopi genome contains the following:
- a CDS encoding replicative DNA helicase has translation MAVVDDLGYPGMDAASPSEDFGRQPPQDLAAEQSVLGGMLLSKDAIADVLERLRPGDFYRPAHQNIYDAILDLYGRGEPADAVTVAAELDRRGLLRRIGGAPYLHTLISTVPTAANAGYYAGIVAEKALLRRLVEAGTRVVQYGYAGAEGSDVAEVVDRAQAEIYDVTDRRLSEDFVALEDLLQPTMDEIDAIASSGGLARGVPTGFHELDEVTNGLHPGQMIIVAARPGVGKALALDTPLPTPSGWTTMGDVAVGDELLGADGQPTRVIAATDVMMGRPCYEVEFSDGTVIVADADHQWPTGYGVRTTAELRCGLDSIAAAGSIARYAERRVTTNLMSPVLQLDAVRRVRSVPVRCIEVDNAAHLYLAGRGMVPTHNSTLGLDFLRSCSIKHRMASVIFSLEMSKSEIVMRLLSAEAKIKLSDMRSGRMSDDDWTRLARRMSEISEAPLYIDDSPNLTMMEIRAKARRLRQKADLKLIVVDYLQLMTSGKKFESRQVEVSEFSRNLKLLAKELDVPVVAISQLNRGPEQRTDKKPMLADLRESGCLTANTRILRADTGAEVTFGELMRTGERPLVWSLDEQLRMVARPMTNVFPSGRKEVFRLRLASGREAEATGNHPFMTINGWTPLEQLKVGDRLAVPRRVPEPVDTQRVADSEVILLAHMISDGSCVKDKPVGYASADEVYLAEVGISPAHFGVTAVRDDYPAARVTTLRPPAPYHLTHRKRNAIAAWLDEQGLFGLRSHEKFVPERVFKLPNDQVALFLRHLWATDGSVRWDDKLGMGRIYYAATSRQLVDDVQQLLLRLGVNSRITKLRKTGYRDCWRLWIDRADNQIAFLTKVGVHGLRSRAAQKVLEELTARVRRPGADTVPKEVWARIVQALSSRQMTYREFAVAADIRPEGSATWTHAPGRPRLHRVAALLQGGALHDLATSDVFWDKIVEITSIGERDVYDGTVPGTNNFVAQGISVHNSLEQDSDMVILLHRPDAFERDDPRGGEADLILAKHRNGPTKTVTVAHQLHLSRFANMAR, from the coding sequence ATGGCGGTTGTCGACGATCTCGGCTACCCCGGCATGGACGCCGCTTCACCCAGCGAGGACTTCGGGCGGCAGCCGCCGCAGGACCTCGCCGCCGAGCAGTCGGTGCTGGGCGGGATGCTGCTGTCCAAGGATGCGATCGCCGATGTGCTGGAGCGGCTGCGGCCTGGCGACTTCTACCGCCCCGCGCACCAGAACATCTACGACGCGATCCTGGATCTGTATGGGCGCGGCGAGCCGGCCGATGCGGTGACGGTGGCCGCCGAGTTGGACCGCCGCGGCCTGCTGCGCCGCATCGGTGGTGCGCCGTATTTGCACACGCTGATCTCGACCGTGCCGACGGCGGCCAACGCCGGCTATTACGCGGGAATCGTCGCCGAAAAGGCGCTGCTGCGCCGCCTGGTGGAGGCCGGCACCCGGGTCGTGCAGTACGGCTACGCCGGCGCCGAGGGCTCGGATGTGGCCGAGGTGGTCGACCGGGCACAGGCAGAGATTTACGACGTCACCGATCGGCGGCTCTCCGAGGATTTCGTCGCCTTGGAGGACTTGCTGCAGCCGACGATGGACGAGATCGACGCCATCGCCTCCAGCGGTGGTTTGGCGCGCGGGGTGCCGACCGGTTTTCATGAACTCGACGAGGTGACCAACGGTCTGCATCCCGGGCAGATGATCATCGTCGCGGCCCGGCCCGGGGTGGGCAAGGCGCTCGCGTTGGACACGCCGCTGCCGACGCCGTCCGGCTGGACGACAATGGGCGACGTCGCGGTCGGTGACGAGCTGCTGGGCGCCGACGGGCAGCCCACCCGGGTGATCGCGGCGACCGACGTGATGATGGGGCGGCCGTGCTACGAGGTCGAATTCTCGGATGGCACAGTCATTGTCGCCGACGCGGATCACCAGTGGCCGACGGGCTACGGGGTTCGCACGACCGCCGAATTGCGATGCGGATTGGATAGCATCGCCGCCGCCGGGTCGATCGCGCGGTACGCCGAGCGCCGGGTCACCACCAACTTGATGTCGCCGGTTCTGCAGCTCGACGCGGTGCGCCGGGTTCGCAGCGTCCCCGTGCGCTGCATCGAGGTGGACAACGCCGCGCACCTGTATCTGGCCGGACGTGGCATGGTGCCGACCCACAACTCGACGCTGGGCTTGGATTTCCTGCGATCGTGCTCGATCAAGCACCGGATGGCCAGCGTGATCTTCTCGCTGGAGATGAGCAAGTCCGAGATCGTCATGAGGCTGCTCTCTGCTGAGGCGAAAATCAAGCTCTCGGACATGCGTTCGGGCCGGATGAGCGACGACGACTGGACGCGGTTGGCACGGCGGATGAGCGAAATCAGCGAGGCGCCACTGTATATCGACGACTCGCCGAATCTGACCATGATGGAGATCCGCGCCAAGGCCCGGCGGCTGCGCCAAAAGGCCGACCTGAAGCTGATTGTGGTGGACTACCTGCAGCTGATGACCTCTGGCAAGAAGTTCGAGTCGCGCCAGGTGGAGGTATCCGAATTTTCCCGCAACTTAAAGCTTTTAGCGAAAGAACTCGACGTACCGGTTGTCGCGATCAGCCAGCTGAACCGCGGTCCCGAGCAGCGCACCGACAAGAAGCCGATGCTGGCCGACCTGCGTGAGTCGGGCTGCCTCACCGCGAACACCCGAATCCTGCGCGCCGACACCGGGGCCGAGGTGACGTTCGGCGAGCTGATGCGGACGGGTGAGCGGCCGCTGGTGTGGTCGCTCGACGAACAGTTGCGGATGGTGGCGCGCCCGATGACCAACGTGTTCCCGAGCGGACGTAAAGAGGTGTTCCGGCTCCGGCTGGCCTCGGGACGGGAAGCGGAGGCGACCGGTAACCACCCGTTTATGACGATCAACGGCTGGACGCCGTTGGAGCAGCTGAAGGTTGGCGACCGGCTTGCCGTGCCGCGTCGGGTTCCTGAGCCGGTTGACACGCAGCGTGTGGCTGACTCCGAAGTCATCTTGCTGGCGCACATGATCAGTGATGGGTCGTGTGTGAAGGATAAGCCGGTTGGCTATGCGAGCGCCGACGAAGTGTACTTAGCTGAAGTGGGGATTTCCCCCGCGCACTTCGGCGTAACCGCCGTGCGCGACGACTACCCGGCGGCCCGGGTGACAACACTGCGACCGCCGGCGCCGTACCACCTGACGCACCGTAAGCGCAATGCGATTGCCGCGTGGCTGGATGAGCAGGGGCTGTTCGGCCTACGTAGTCACGAAAAGTTCGTGCCAGAGCGGGTTTTCAAGCTACCCAATGATCAGGTGGCGTTGTTCCTGCGCCATCTGTGGGCAACGGATGGTTCAGTGCGGTGGGACGACAAGCTGGGAATGGGGCGGATCTACTACGCGGCGACAAGTCGGCAGCTTGTCGACGACGTCCAGCAACTGCTGCTACGCCTGGGTGTAAACAGTCGAATCACAAAGCTGCGCAAGACGGGTTACCGCGACTGCTGGCGTCTGTGGATTGACCGGGCCGACAATCAGATTGCGTTTTTGACCAAGGTCGGCGTCCATGGCCTACGCAGCAGGGCAGCGCAGAAAGTCCTGGAGGAACTGACCGCACGAGTGCGACGTCCAGGTGCGGACACGGTGCCGAAAGAGGTTTGGGCTCGGATCGTACAGGCATTGTCGTCCCGACAGATGACGTACCGCGAATTCGCAGTTGCGGCCGACATAAGGCCGGAAGGTTCGGCGACATGGACGCACGCTCCAGGCCGACCGCGGCTACATCGGGTGGCAGCGCTTCTTCAAGGCGGGGCGCTTCACGATCTTGCGACCAGCGATGTGTTCTGGGACAAGATCGTGGAGATCACTAGCATCGGCGAACGCGATGTGTACGATGGGACTGTGCCAGGAACTAATAACTTTGTGGCACAGGGAATTTCAGTACATAACTCCCTCGAACAAGATAGCGACATGGTAATCCTGTTACACCGGCCTGACGCCTTCGAACGCGACGATCCGCGCGGCGGCGAGGCGGACTTGATCCTCGCCAAGCACCGCAACGGGCCGACGAAGACGGTGACTGTCGCGCACCAGTTGCACTTGTCGAGGTTCGCCAACATGGCGCGGTAG
- the rplI gene encoding 50S ribosomal protein L9, translated as MKLILTADVDHLGSVGDTVEVKDGYGRNFLLPRGLAIVASRGAQKHADDIRRARESKRVRDLEHANEIKAALEALGPIPLPVRAAPDTGKLFGSVTAADVVAAINKAGGPTLDKRIVRLPKEHIKSLGAHTAKVHLHPGIDVELTLDVVAQG; from the coding sequence ATGAAGCTGATCCTGACCGCCGACGTCGACCACCTCGGCTCGGTCGGCGACACTGTCGAGGTCAAAGACGGTTACGGCCGCAACTTCCTGCTTCCACGGGGGCTGGCGATCGTCGCGTCGCGTGGCGCGCAAAAGCACGCCGACGACATCCGCCGCGCCCGGGAATCCAAACGGGTGCGCGACCTCGAGCACGCGAACGAGATCAAGGCCGCGCTCGAGGCGCTGGGGCCGATTCCCCTGCCGGTGCGGGCCGCACCCGATACCGGCAAGCTGTTCGGGTCGGTGACCGCCGCCGATGTCGTCGCCGCCATCAACAAGGCGGGCGGGCCGACCCTGGACAAGCGGATCGTGCGGCTGCCCAAGGAGCACATCAAATCGCTCGGGGCGCACACGGCGAAGGTGCATCTGCATCCCGGGATCGATGTCGAACTGACGCTCGACGTCGTCGCGCAGGGTTAA
- the rpsR gene encoding 30S ribosomal protein S18, translated as MAKSSKRRPAPEKPVKTRKCVFCAKKDLVIDYKDTALLRTYISERGKIRARRVTGNCVQHQRDIALAVKNAREMALLPFTSSAR; from the coding sequence ATGGCCAAATCCAGCAAGCGGCGCCCGGCACCGGAAAAGCCGGTCAAGACACGCAAGTGTGTGTTCTGCGCCAAAAAAGACCTGGTGATCGACTACAAGGACACAGCGCTGCTGCGCACCTATATCAGTGAGCGCGGCAAGATCCGCGCCCGCCGGGTCACCGGAAACTGCGTACAGCACCAGCGCGACATCGCGCTCGCGGTGAAGAATGCCCGCGAGATGGCGTTGCTGCCCTTCACCTCTTCGGCGCGGTAG
- a CDS encoding single-stranded DNA-binding protein produces MAGDTTITVVGNLTADPELRFTPSGAAVANFTVASTPRIYDRQTGEWKDGEALFLRCNIWREAAENVAESLTRGSRVIVTGRLKQRSFETREGEKRTVVEVEVDEIGPSLRYATAKVNKASRSGAGGGGFGGGGGPRPAAAQASGASTDDPWGSAPASGSFGGGDDEPPF; encoded by the coding sequence GTGGCTGGTGACACCACCATCACCGTCGTCGGCAACTTGACCGCTGACCCCGAACTGCGGTTCACCCCGTCGGGTGCTGCCGTGGCGAACTTCACCGTGGCGTCGACACCGCGGATCTACGACCGCCAAACCGGGGAATGGAAGGACGGGGAGGCGCTGTTTTTGCGGTGCAACATCTGGCGTGAGGCCGCCGAGAACGTGGCCGAGAGCCTGACCCGCGGGTCGCGTGTGATCGTGACCGGACGGCTCAAGCAGCGTTCGTTCGAAACCCGGGAGGGCGAGAAGCGCACGGTGGTCGAGGTCGAGGTCGACGAGATCGGCCCGTCACTGCGCTACGCCACCGCTAAGGTCAACAAAGCCAGCCGCAGCGGCGCCGGAGGTGGGGGCTTCGGCGGTGGCGGTGGACCCCGCCCAGCGGCGGCCCAGGCCAGCGGCGCAAGCACGGACGACCCGTGGGGCAGCGCCCCGGCGTCGGGCTCGTTCGGTGGTGGCGACGACGAACCGCCCTTCTAA
- the rpsF gene encoding 30S ribosomal protein S6: MRPYEIMVILDPTLDERTIAPSLEAFLNVVRKDGGTVEKVDIWGRRRLAYEIAKHSEGIYAVIDVKAAPATVTELDRQLKLNESVMRTKVLRTDKH, translated from the coding sequence ATGCGTCCGTACGAAATCATGGTCATCCTCGACCCGACCCTCGACGAGCGCACGATAGCCCCCTCGTTGGAGGCCTTTCTCAACGTCGTCCGCAAGGACGGCGGCACCGTGGAGAAAGTCGACATCTGGGGCCGACGGCGGCTGGCTTACGAAATCGCGAAGCACTCTGAGGGCATCTACGCCGTGATCGACGTCAAGGCCGCTCCGGCGACGGTGACCGAACTCGACCGCCAGCTCAAACTCAACGAGTCCGTCATGCGGACCAAAGTGCTACGCACCGACAAGCACTAG
- a CDS encoding glycosyltransferase family 87 protein, whose translation MTDADTRRTIVSPRPLAADLRSADDRDCPSRTDALGSALSTVIGGPVGRHALIGRAPFLTPLRVMFVIALVFLALGWSTKAPCLQSTGTGPGDQRVANWSNQRAYYQLCYSDTVPLYGAELLSQGKFPYKSSWVETDSAGKPQTRYDGGPAVRYMEYPVLTGVYQYASMALAKTYTALSKLHVLPVVAEVVVFFDVAAFGLALAWLATVWASAGLAGRRVWDAALVAASPLLIFQAFTNFDALPTAFAISGLLAWARRRPVLAGVLIGLGVAAKLYPVLFLVPLVVLGIRVGRLAEVVRAAAAVLATWLAVNLPVMVLFPRGWSEFFRLNTRRGDDMDSVYNVVKSFTGWRGFDPGLGFWQPPVVLNTVVAVLFLLCCSAIAYVALTAPQRPRVAQLTFLVVAAFLLTNKVWSPQFSLWLVPLAVLALPHRRILLAWMTIDAVVWVPRMYYLYSMPNRGLPEQWFTAAVLLRDAAVVLLCVLVVRQIYRPSEDLVRWGGRLDDPAGGVFDRAADAPPSWLPGRLRPPKLRRPAADDYPSHASIR comes from the coding sequence GTGACCGACGCCGACACCCGCCGCACGATCGTCTCGCCGCGGCCATTGGCGGCTGACTTGCGCAGCGCCGACGACCGCGATTGCCCCAGCCGCACAGACGCTTTGGGCTCAGCGCTGTCGACGGTGATCGGCGGGCCGGTGGGCCGGCACGCCCTCATCGGCCGCGCGCCGTTCTTGACCCCGCTGCGGGTGATGTTTGTGATCGCGCTGGTGTTCTTGGCGCTGGGCTGGTCGACGAAGGCCCCGTGCCTGCAGAGCACCGGCACCGGACCCGGCGACCAGCGAGTGGCCAACTGGTCCAACCAGCGTGCGTACTACCAGTTGTGCTACTCCGACACCGTGCCGCTCTACGGCGCAGAGTTGTTGAGCCAAGGGAAGTTTCCCTACAAGTCCAGTTGGGTGGAAACCGACTCGGCCGGCAAACCACAGACCCGCTACGACGGCGGACCCGCGGTGCGCTACATGGAGTATCCGGTGTTGACCGGGGTCTATCAGTACGCGTCGATGGCGCTGGCCAAGACGTATACCGCGTTGAGCAAGCTGCATGTGCTGCCCGTGGTGGCCGAGGTGGTGGTGTTTTTCGATGTCGCCGCGTTCGGGTTGGCGCTGGCCTGGCTGGCGACCGTGTGGGCCAGCGCGGGACTGGCCGGCCGGCGGGTGTGGGACGCAGCCCTGGTGGCCGCCTCGCCGTTGTTGATCTTTCAGGCCTTCACCAATTTCGACGCGTTGCCAACAGCTTTCGCTATCAGCGGGCTGCTGGCCTGGGCCCGCCGGCGGCCGGTGCTGGCCGGTGTGCTGATCGGCCTGGGCGTCGCAGCCAAGCTGTATCCGGTGTTGTTTCTGGTTCCGCTGGTGGTGCTGGGCATTCGGGTGGGGCGGCTCGCGGAGGTAGTTCGCGCGGCTGCGGCGGTGCTTGCCACGTGGCTGGCGGTGAATCTCCCGGTGATGGTGCTGTTTCCGCGGGGGTGGTCGGAGTTCTTCCGGCTCAACACCCGACGCGGCGACGACATGGATTCGGTCTACAACGTCGTGAAGTCGTTCACCGGCTGGCGTGGCTTCGACCCCGGACTCGGCTTTTGGCAGCCGCCGGTGGTGTTGAACACCGTCGTCGCAGTGCTGTTCCTCTTGTGTTGCAGCGCAATCGCATACGTCGCACTGACGGCTCCGCAGCGACCCCGGGTGGCGCAGCTGACATTTTTGGTGGTGGCGGCGTTCCTGTTGACCAACAAGGTGTGGAGCCCGCAGTTCTCGCTGTGGCTGGTGCCGCTGGCGGTGCTGGCGTTGCCCCATCGACGGATCCTGCTGGCGTGGATGACGATTGATGCGGTGGTGTGGGTGCCGCGAATGTATTACCTGTACAGCATGCCCAATCGAGGGCTGCCCGAGCAGTGGTTCACCGCCGCGGTGCTGCTGCGCGATGCCGCCGTGGTGCTGCTGTGTGTGCTGGTGGTGCGCCAGATCTATCGCCCCAGCGAGGACCTGGTGCGCTGGGGCGGGCGCCTGGATGATCCGGCGGGCGGCGTCTTCGACCGGGCCGCCGACGCGCCGCCCAGCTGGCTGCCCGGCCGGCTGCGACCGCCGAAGCTGCGCCGGCCTGCGGCCGACGATTACCCAAGCCACGCGAGCATCCGGTAG
- a CDS encoding transglycosylase domain-containing protein, whose product MNSDGRYDRSSTDVPRGPTPGGAPKHRGDRRSRGPSRPAPGSPHRPIPPDDRLTTVLPPVTDDTSPGLRDPIEEVKAALDGTRSRTPQRAPIEKVAAALDGASPPPRRRRPLTGSPPPGGPRPGPQLGWLGRLGRQLQELNWDWVHRLNWMWVRRGLYAGAVVLLVLPIITFAMAYFIVDVPKPGDIRTNQVSTILASDGSELAKIIPPEGNRVDVDLKQVPVHVRRAVLAAEDRNFYSNPGFSLTGFARAVKNNMFGGDLQGGSTITQQYVKNALVGSQRTGFGGLIRKAKELVVATKMSGEWSKDDVLQAYLNIIYFGRGAYGIAAASKAYFDKPVEQLTVAEGALLAALIQRPSALDPAVNLKGATIRWNWVLDGMVETGALSPSDRTQQVFPQTVPPELARAQNQTTGPNGLIERQVTKELLDLFNIDEKTLYTQGLQITTTIDPQAQRAAEKAVSTYLDGQDPEMRAAVVSIDPHSGAVRAYYGGADANGFDFAQAGLQTGSSFKVFALVAALEQGIGLGYQVDSSPLTVDGIKISNVEGESCGTCSIAEALKRSLNTSYYRLMLKLKHGPQDVADAAHQAGVATSFPGVPHTLSEDGKGGPPNNGIVLGQYQTRVIDMASAYATLAASGVYHAPHFVQKVVNSDGQVLFDAATQANNGEQRIDKAVADNVTSAMQPIAGYSRGHNLAGGRPSAAKTGTTQLGDTDANKDAWMVGYTPSLSTAVWVGTVRGDKPLVNKWGSPVWGSSLPSDIWKATMDGALKGTPNESFPKPATIGGYAGVPAAPPPRVEAPPSETVIQPTIEVAPGITIPVGPPTTVPVAPAPGPVAPAPGGPGPFAPPGAPQAPAPPP is encoded by the coding sequence GTGAATAGCGACGGGCGCTACGACCGCTCATCCACCGACGTCCCCCGCGGGCCGACGCCAGGTGGTGCACCCAAACACCGCGGGGATCGCCGGTCACGCGGCCCTTCCCGCCCGGCGCCCGGTTCACCGCATCGGCCGATTCCTCCCGACGACCGGTTGACGACGGTCCTGCCGCCCGTCACCGACGACACCTCGCCCGGCCTGCGCGACCCGATCGAAGAGGTCAAGGCCGCGCTGGATGGCACCCGTTCCAGAACCCCGCAGCGGGCTCCGATCGAAAAGGTCGCGGCTGCGCTGGACGGCGCCTCACCGCCGCCGCGACGGCGCCGCCCGCTGACCGGCAGCCCGCCACCCGGTGGCCCGCGGCCCGGGCCGCAGCTGGGCTGGCTTGGCCGACTGGGCCGGCAACTGCAGGAGCTGAATTGGGATTGGGTGCATCGCCTCAACTGGATGTGGGTGCGACGCGGCCTCTACGCCGGCGCGGTCGTGCTGTTGGTGTTGCCGATCATCACCTTCGCCATGGCTTACTTCATTGTCGATGTTCCCAAGCCGGGCGACATTCGTACCAACCAGGTCTCGACGATCCTGGCCAGCGACGGCTCTGAGCTCGCCAAAATCATTCCGCCCGAGGGTAATCGGGTCGACGTCGACCTCAAGCAGGTACCCGTGCATGTGCGCCGGGCAGTGCTGGCCGCCGAAGACCGCAACTTCTACTCCAATCCCGGCTTTTCGTTGACGGGTTTCGCGCGGGCGGTGAAGAACAATATGTTTGGCGGCGACCTGCAAGGCGGCTCGACGATCACTCAGCAGTACGTGAAGAACGCGCTGGTCGGGTCGCAACGCACCGGGTTCGGCGGGTTGATCCGCAAGGCCAAAGAGCTCGTCGTCGCCACGAAGATGTCGGGGGAGTGGTCCAAAGACGATGTGCTGCAGGCCTATCTGAACATCATCTACTTCGGCCGCGGCGCCTACGGGATCGCCGCCGCGTCCAAGGCGTATTTCGACAAACCCGTCGAGCAGCTCACCGTCGCAGAGGGCGCGCTGCTGGCGGCACTGATCCAGCGACCGTCCGCGCTGGATCCCGCCGTCAATCTCAAGGGTGCGACCATCCGCTGGAACTGGGTGCTCGACGGGATGGTGGAAACCGGGGCGTTGTCACCGAGTGACCGTACGCAGCAAGTGTTTCCGCAAACCGTGCCGCCGGAGCTGGCCCGCGCGCAGAACCAAACCACCGGACCCAACGGTCTGATTGAACGGCAGGTGACCAAGGAACTGCTGGACCTGTTCAACATCGACGAAAAGACGCTCTACACCCAGGGTCTGCAGATCACGACCACCATCGATCCGCAAGCCCAGCGGGCGGCGGAGAAGGCGGTGTCGACCTACCTCGACGGCCAAGACCCTGAGATGCGGGCCGCGGTGGTGTCGATCGATCCGCACAGCGGCGCGGTGCGCGCGTACTACGGCGGCGCGGACGCCAACGGTTTCGACTTCGCCCAGGCGGGGCTGCAGACCGGGTCGTCGTTCAAGGTCTTCGCGTTGGTGGCCGCCCTGGAGCAAGGCATCGGCCTGGGTTACCAGGTGGATAGTTCACCGCTGACGGTCGACGGCATCAAGATCAGCAACGTGGAGGGTGAAAGCTGCGGCACGTGCTCTATCGCCGAGGCGCTGAAACGTTCGCTCAACACCTCCTATTACCGGTTGATGCTCAAGCTGAAGCACGGCCCGCAGGACGTCGCCGACGCCGCGCACCAGGCCGGCGTCGCCACCAGCTTTCCCGGAGTTCCGCACACGTTGTCCGAAGACGGTAAGGGCGGCCCACCGAACAACGGAATTGTGTTGGGCCAATATCAGACTCGGGTCATCGATATGGCCTCGGCCTACGCCACTCTGGCGGCGTCGGGTGTCTACCACGCACCGCATTTCGTGCAAAAGGTCGTCAACTCCGACGGCCAGGTGCTCTTCGACGCCGCTACCCAGGCCAACAACGGCGAGCAGCGCATCGACAAGGCCGTCGCCGACAACGTCACTTCCGCGATGCAGCCGATAGCCGGCTATTCGCGCGGGCACAACCTGGCCGGCGGGCGGCCGTCGGCGGCCAAGACCGGGACCACGCAGTTGGGTGACACCGACGCGAACAAGGACGCCTGGATGGTTGGTTACACGCCGTCGCTGTCGACCGCGGTCTGGGTCGGCACCGTCCGGGGCGACAAGCCGCTGGTCAACAAGTGGGGTTCGCCGGTATGGGGGTCGAGCTTGCCGTCGGACATCTGGAAGGCGACCATGGACGGCGCGCTGAAGGGCACCCCCAACGAGTCCTTTCCCAAGCCGGCCACGATCGGTGGCTACGCCGGGGTGCCCGCGGCCCCGCCCCCGCGGGTGGAGGCGCCGCCGTCGGAGACGGTGATCCAGCCGACGATCGAAGTGGCACCGGGCATCACGATTCCGGTCGGCCCGCCCACCACTGTTCCCGTGGCGCCGGCACCCGGACCTGTCGCGCCGGCGCCAGGCGGGCCAGGTCCTTTCGCACCGCCAGGAGCGCCCCAAGCGCCCGCACCGCCGCCGTGA
- a CDS encoding DUF5318 family protein, whose protein sequence is MRLQRQVVDYALRRRSLLAEVYSGRTGISEVCDADPYLLRAAKYHGKPSPVMCPICRKEQLTLVSWVFGEHLGPVSGSARTTEELVLLASRFDEFSVHVVEVCRTCRWNHLVKSYVLGAARPARPPRGSRGTRAARNGARTASE, encoded by the coding sequence ATGCGACTCCAGCGACAGGTGGTGGACTACGCGTTGCGCCGCCGCTCACTGCTGGCCGAGGTGTACTCGGGACGTACCGGCATCTCCGAGGTGTGCGACGCGGATCCCTATCTGCTGCGCGCCGCGAAATACCATGGCAAACCCAGCCCGGTGATGTGCCCGATCTGCCGCAAAGAGCAGCTGACGCTGGTGTCGTGGGTGTTCGGTGAGCATCTGGGGCCGGTGTCGGGTTCGGCCCGTACGACCGAAGAGCTGGTCTTGCTGGCGTCCCGCTTCGACGAGTTTTCGGTACACGTAGTGGAGGTATGTCGGACCTGCCGCTGGAATCACCTGGTCAAGTCGTACGTCCTGGGTGCGGCTCGCCCAGCCCGTCCTCCTCGGGGGTCGCGCGGCACCCGGGCGGCGCGCAATGGTGCCCGCACGGCCAGTGAATAG
- a CDS encoding DUF1707 domain-containing protein, with the protein MATRQTPATRAKDSDREQTCRALDTALSDGELSMEEHRERIKAATSAVTLGELQTLVADLQSAPAPVQPPPPATPTRSSSWGVMIAALVVAVLLGVGIGWGLYGNTSSPLDFTSDPGAKPDGVAPTVLTPPRQLQSLGGLTGLIDQTRKRFGDITGFRLVIYPDYAVIDRPDPNRDRRQLSYTYRGGWGDPTASAKTSDADAVDLSRFDPKATVGILRGAPETLGIKQPDVKTTYLVIEPARDPTTPGALSLSVYVSSDYGSGYIAFAGDGTVKQVNYPS; encoded by the coding sequence GTGGCGACGCGGCAGACCCCCGCGACCCGGGCCAAAGACAGCGACCGGGAACAGACCTGCCGCGCGCTGGACACCGCGCTCAGCGACGGCGAACTGTCCATGGAAGAACACCGGGAGCGGATCAAAGCGGCCACCAGTGCCGTCACGCTGGGCGAGCTTCAGACGCTGGTGGCCGACCTGCAGTCGGCGCCCGCCCCGGTGCAACCACCCCCACCCGCGACACCGACCAGGTCGAGCAGCTGGGGCGTCATGATCGCCGCGCTCGTCGTCGCGGTGCTGCTCGGCGTGGGCATCGGGTGGGGCCTCTACGGCAACACCTCCTCGCCGCTAGACTTCACGTCCGATCCTGGTGCCAAACCCGACGGCGTCGCGCCGACGGTACTCACACCCCCCAGGCAGCTGCAGTCGCTGGGCGGGCTGACCGGCCTGATCGACCAGACCCGCAAAAGGTTCGGCGACATCACGGGTTTTCGGCTGGTCATCTACCCGGACTACGCGGTGATTGACCGCCCCGACCCCAACCGGGACCGTCGCCAGCTCAGCTACACCTACCGCGGCGGCTGGGGAGACCCGACCGCCTCGGCGAAGACCAGCGACGCCGACGCCGTCGACCTGAGCCGGTTCGACCCCAAGGCGACCGTGGGCATCCTGCGCGGCGCCCCGGAGACCCTCGGCATCAAACAGCCGGACGTCAAAACCACGTACCTGGTGATCGAGCCGGCCCGCGACCCGACCACGCCGGGCGCCCTGTCGCTGTCGGTGTATGTGTCCAGCGATTACGGCAGCGGCTACATCGCATTCGCCGGCGACGGCACCGTCAAACAGGTGAACTATCCGTCCTGA
- a CDS encoding PadR family transcriptional regulator — translation MLELAILGLLLESPMHGYELRKRLTGLLGAFRAFSYGSLYPALRRMQADGLIAENAAPAGTPVRRARRVYQLTDAGRRRFAELVADTGPHNYTDDGFGVHLAFFNRTPAEARMRILEGRRRQVEERREGLRQAVARASSSFDRYTRQLHQLGLESSEREVKWLNELIAAERVAQGHAEQA, via the coding sequence GTGCTGGAGCTGGCCATCCTCGGTCTCCTGCTCGAGTCACCCATGCATGGCTACGAGTTGCGCAAGCGGCTGACGGGTTTGCTCGGTGCCTTCCGCGCGTTTTCCTACGGCTCGCTGTATCCGGCGTTGCGGCGCATGCAGGCCGACGGCCTGATCGCCGAGAACGCCGCTCCGGCCGGGACGCCGGTGCGGCGGGCCCGGCGGGTGTACCAACTCACCGACGCCGGTCGACGGCGTTTCGCGGAACTGGTGGCCGACACCGGTCCGCACAACTACACCGACGACGGCTTCGGGGTACACCTGGCGTTTTTCAACCGCACTCCCGCCGAGGCGCGGATGCGGATCTTGGAAGGCCGCCGTCGCCAAGTCGAAGAGCGCCGGGAAGGCCTGCGTCAAGCAGTGGCGCGGGCCAGTAGCTCGTTCGACCGCTATACCCGCCAGCTGCATCAACTCGGGCTGGAGTCCAGCGAGCGCGAAGTCAAGTGGCTCAACGAGTTGATCGCCGCGGAGCGGGTAGCCCAAGGTCACGCCGAGCAGGCGTAG